The following proteins come from a genomic window of bacterium:
- a CDS encoding alanine--tRNA ligase has protein sequence MRANKLRELFIEFFKTKGHKEIPSSSLIPENDPTVLFTTAGMHPLVPYLMGYQKHPMGNRLVNCQKCIRTQDIDEVGDESHTTFFEMLGNWSLGDYFKKGAIDMSWEFLTGENWLGLDKNKIAVSVFKGDKDAPFDGDSRDLWLARGLKENRIVALPKDKNWWGPAGVTGPCGPDTEMFFYVGEHDLPPEDSNPGTDEKNWLEIWNDVFMEYNKTNDGKFIPLSQKNVDTGLGLERVACILQGKKDIYRIELFSPLITKIEEISATSYEDERYIKSFRVIADHIRAAVFILGDNRAIVPSNVGQGYILRRYIRRIIRHGRILGIENKFCASLAETVINIMKNPWHELENNRLFILSELAAEEERFGKTINQGLKEFEKMMDGYEKAYQATGRKIDLIPGKHAFRLYDTYGFPLEMTEELAKEKGLEVDTANFKKCYEEHQEKSRLGAEKKFKSGLEDASEKVIRLHTATHLLHKALKIVLGGHVQQRGSNITAERLRFDFSHPDKMTEEEIKKTEDIVNDAIKKGYDIRCEEKTPDEAKDSGAVGLFDDKYGDTVTVYSVGDFSKEICTGPHVKNTSEIGHFKIVKEQSSSSGIRRIRAVVEDV, from the coding sequence ATGCGGGCAAATAAACTGAGAGAACTTTTTATTGAATTTTTCAAAACAAAAGGCCATAAGGAGATTCCTTCTTCTTCGTTAATTCCCGAGAATGATCCGACCGTTTTATTTACCACAGCCGGCATGCATCCGCTGGTGCCTTATCTCATGGGGTATCAGAAACATCCTATGGGAAACAGACTGGTGAACTGCCAGAAGTGCATAAGGACGCAGGATATAGATGAAGTCGGAGATGAGAGCCATACAACATTTTTCGAGATGCTCGGCAACTGGTCCCTGGGAGATTATTTCAAAAAAGGGGCCATTGACATGAGCTGGGAATTCCTTACAGGCGAAAACTGGCTGGGGCTTGATAAAAATAAAATAGCAGTTTCCGTGTTTAAAGGAGATAAAGATGCTCCCTTTGACGGGGATTCAAGAGATCTCTGGCTTGCCAGGGGCCTGAAGGAAAACAGAATAGTCGCGCTGCCGAAAGATAAAAACTGGTGGGGCCCGGCTGGCGTTACGGGTCCCTGCGGGCCTGATACCGAGATGTTTTTCTACGTCGGAGAGCATGATTTGCCGCCTGAAGACAGCAACCCCGGGACGGACGAGAAAAACTGGCTGGAGATCTGGAACGATGTTTTTATGGAATATAACAAAACAAATGACGGCAAATTTATACCGCTCAGCCAGAAGAACGTTGATACAGGCCTCGGCCTGGAGCGGGTTGCGTGCATTCTTCAGGGGAAAAAGGATATTTATAGAATCGAGCTCTTTTCGCCTCTTATAACAAAAATTGAGGAAATATCTGCAACTTCTTATGAAGACGAAAGATACATAAAATCATTTAGGGTAATAGCCGATCATATCCGCGCCGCTGTTTTCATTTTGGGAGACAACAGGGCTATTGTGCCGTCGAATGTCGGCCAGGGATATATCCTAAGGCGTTATATAAGGAGGATTATAAGGCACGGAAGGATTCTCGGCATTGAAAACAAATTCTGCGCGTCTCTGGCGGAAACTGTCATCAATATCATGAAAAATCCGTGGCATGAACTGGAAAATAACCGGCTCTTTATTTTATCGGAATTAGCCGCGGAAGAAGAAAGATTCGGAAAAACCATCAATCAGGGGCTTAAAGAGTTCGAAAAAATGATGGACGGTTACGAAAAAGCGTATCAGGCCACAGGCAGAAAAATCGACCTTATTCCGGGTAAACACGCTTTCCGCTTATATGACACTTATGGTTTTCCTCTTGAAATGACAGAAGAATTGGCAAAGGAAAAAGGGTTGGAAGTTGATACGGCAAATTTCAAAAAGTGTTATGAGGAACATCAGGAGAAGTCGCGTCTCGGGGCTGAGAAAAAATTCAAAAGCGGACTGGAGGATGCTTCGGAGAAAGTTATCAGGCTTCATACCGCAACACACCTGCTCCATAAAGCCCTTAAGATCGTTCTTGGCGGCCACGTCCAGCAGAGAGGAAGCAATATTACCGCTGAAAGGCTGAGATTTGATTTTTCTCATCCCGATAAAATGACCGAAGAGGAAATAAAGAAAACAGAGGATATCGTTAATGATGCGATAAAAAAGGGGTATGACATCAGGTGTGAAGAAAAGACGCCCGATGAGGCGAAGGATTCAGGAGCAGTGGGCCTGTTTGATGATAAATACGGGGATACCGTTACGGTTTATTCCGTGGGCGATTTTTCAAAAGAAATATGCACAGGCCCTCATGTTAAAAACACTTCAGAGATAGGGCATTTCAAAATTGTAAAGGAACAGAGTTCTTCATCAGGCATCAGAAGGATCAGGGCTGTTGTTGAAGATGTTTGA
- a CDS encoding type III pantothenate kinase, with protein MIKIFCVDIGNSSIDSGIYSRGKILLRRKFPLEDLKGFIVFAKRIVSKSEIGNISISAVVPAAGLELRKALAAYTGRIYFINPSKIKTIKINDKYKKQAGADRIANAAAASGRYKAPSLVVDFGTAITFDVIKKTNHYDGSIIFPGLRTSKNALVSSAVLLPDFRFARPGSVIADNTPDAMRAGLYYGTAELVKGIKRRIEKELNIRFKTVIGTGGDAGIFERENVFDIIDNDLTLFGAAILMIDENIYGKKRQRHIKDI; from the coding sequence ATGATAAAAATCTTTTGTGTCGACATAGGGAATTCTTCCATTGACAGCGGTATTTATTCAAGGGGGAAGATCTTACTAAGAAGAAAATTCCCGCTTGAAGACCTTAAAGGTTTTATTGTCTTCGCCAAAAGGATTGTATCAAAGAGCGAGATTGGAAATATATCAATAAGCGCTGTTGTGCCCGCAGCCGGATTAGAGCTGAGGAAAGCGCTGGCAGCTTATACCGGCAGGATATATTTTATTAATCCTTCAAAGATAAAAACAATAAAGATAAATGATAAATATAAAAAACAGGCGGGAGCCGACAGGATAGCAAATGCCGCCGCGGCGTCCGGCAGGTACAAGGCGCCTTCTTTAGTGGTCGACTTCGGGACGGCAATTACATTTGATGTGATAAAAAAGACAAATCATTATGACGGGAGCATCATCTTTCCCGGGTTGAGGACTTCGAAAAATGCTTTAGTCTCTTCAGCCGTATTACTGCCCGATTTCAGATTTGCCAGGCCCGGGTCTGTTATTGCCGACAATACCCCGGATGCCATGAGAGCCGGGCTTTATTACGGCACGGCCGAACTGGTTAAAGGCATAAAGCGCAGAATCGAAAAGGAACTGAATATCAGGTTTAAGACCGTTATCGGCACCGGAGGGGACGCCGGGATATTCGAGAGGGAAAACGTATTTGATATCATAGATAACGATCTTACCCTTTTTGGCGCGGCGATACTTATGATTGATGAAAATATTTATGGGAAAAAAAGACAACGCCATATTAAAGATATATAA
- the thpR gene encoding RNA 2',3'-cyclic phosphodiesterase → MKKIRCFLAVDIPEEVKTAISRFIEPLRSDFAGIRWVKNENIHITVNFFGCLEEADIKNLAGAISESLLNFRPFTFSLQGFGFFGRGEYPRVIWLGVEKGREKISELNKIVKDAAEKQEILSKEEDFFPHLTLGRCKKKLRGFAPALAGLDKTPIAFVDCKMLSFCSSELTAEGPIYRKLSEIKL, encoded by the coding sequence ATGAAAAAAATCAGGTGTTTCCTGGCCGTTGATATACCTGAGGAAGTAAAGACCGCGATATCCCGATTTATTGAACCGTTAAGATCTGACTTTGCCGGTATTCGCTGGGTTAAGAATGAAAATATTCATATCACAGTGAATTTTTTCGGCTGTCTTGAAGAAGCGGATATCAAAAATCTGGCCGGCGCCATCAGTGAATCTCTGTTAAATTTCAGGCCTTTTACATTTTCACTGCAGGGGTTCGGTTTTTTTGGAAGAGGGGAATATCCGAGAGTAATCTGGCTCGGTGTTGAAAAAGGCAGGGAGAAAATATCCGAATTGAACAAGATTGTAAAAGATGCCGCAGAGAAACAGGAAATCTTATCAAAGGAAGAGGATTTTTTTCCGCACCTTACGCTTGGACGATGCAAAAAAAAGCTCAGAGGGTTCGCTCCCGCTCTTGCCGGACTGGATAAAACACCGATTGCTTTTGTTGATTGTAAAATGTTATCATTTTGTTCCAGTGAGTTAACCGCCGAAGGGCCGATATACAGAAAATTGTCGGAGATTAAACTCTAA
- a CDS encoding biotin--[acetyl-CoA-carboxylase] ligase: MDIDAKLIEALHSDREGYISGAEIAEKLGITRTAIWKHIEAIRNNGYEIEAVPHLGYRLLKVPDRLIPQEIGIGLKTEFIGGNIITYQSCLSTSDIAEEKARSGEKEGTVVFAEYQSKGRGRLGRLWRSEKSKNLLCSVILRPQIHPSVSSILTVLAALSVCEMLRKYGLSPLIKWPNDVMVKNKKIGGILTEIKTEADLVEYVILGIGINVNSEMRKMNQDIADTATSVFDECGYRVDRIEAGRNLLAALDKRYKHVKNRKQGALIKEYIDYSSTLGNIVDIKVGSRTVHGYAQGFDDTGALIIRKEDNSIEKVNSGELIRG, from the coding sequence ATGGATATCGATGCGAAACTTATAGAAGCCCTGCATTCGGATAGAGAGGGTTATATATCCGGCGCGGAAATTGCCGAGAAGCTGGGTATTACAAGAACGGCTATCTGGAAACATATAGAGGCTATAAGAAATAACGGTTATGAGATAGAGGCCGTCCCTCATCTCGGATACAGGCTTTTAAAGGTCCCCGACAGGCTGATTCCGCAGGAGATCGGGATAGGGTTAAAAACAGAATTTATAGGCGGAAATATTATTACCTATCAGTCATGTTTGTCTACAAGCGATATTGCCGAAGAAAAGGCGCGTTCCGGGGAAAAGGAGGGAACTGTTGTTTTTGCCGAATATCAGTCCAAAGGGCGCGGAAGACTGGGAAGATTATGGCGTTCGGAAAAATCCAAAAATCTTTTGTGTTCCGTGATATTGAGGCCGCAGATCCATCCGTCCGTTTCTTCCATTCTTACTGTATTGGCGGCGCTGTCTGTGTGTGAAATGCTGCGTAAATATGGTTTGTCGCCGCTTATAAAGTGGCCTAATGACGTAATGGTAAAAAATAAAAAAATAGGCGGAATATTAACGGAAATAAAAACAGAAGCCGATCTTGTCGAGTATGTGATACTGGGCATCGGAATTAATGTAAACTCGGAAATGCGTAAAATGAATCAGGATATCGCAGACACAGCAACATCTGTTTTTGATGAATGCGGTTACAGAGTTGACAGAATCGAAGCCGGAAGAAACCTGTTGGCTGCGCTGGATAAGAGATACAAACATGTGAAGAACAGGAAGCAGGGCGCTCTCATTAAGGAATATATAGATTATTCTTCCACATTAGGTAATATTGTAGATATCAAAGTCGGTTCCAGGACCGTTCACGGATATGCGCAGGGTTTTGATGATACGGGAGCTTTGATCATACGCAAAGAGGACAACTCGATTGAAAAAGTCAATTCCGGCGAATTAATCCGGGGGTGA
- the nadC gene encoding carboxylating nicotinate-nucleotide diphosphorylase encodes MDIFDKYTEKLVKIALGEDIGKGDITTDALTAKNFPATAELIANEPFVTAGLDLVDYVFKMVDPLVITKKKKQDGDSVQRGDVIAVIRGGIKPLMKAERTALNFISRLSGIATLTSEYVNAVRPYGTRIMATRKTTPGWRILEKYAVTIGGGESHRMGLYDQILIKDNHLKLFKGKPEIAVKKAIQNAKQKKPEAFVIVEIDDPRLVTVAKDNGADRILLDNMGIEELKTAVALAGGAVELEASGGLSLANIRKVAGTGVDIISIGKITHSAASVDITMEIKTV; translated from the coding sequence ATGGATATCTTTGATAAATACACCGAGAAGCTCGTTAAGATCGCGCTCGGCGAAGATATAGGAAAAGGAGATATTACAACAGACGCTCTCACCGCAAAGAATTTTCCGGCCACTGCGGAATTGATTGCAAATGAGCCATTTGTCACAGCCGGACTGGATTTGGTTGATTATGTTTTTAAGATGGTTGACCCTCTTGTAATAACAAAGAAGAAGAAACAGGACGGCGATTCAGTTCAAAGAGGGGATGTTATTGCCGTCATCAGAGGCGGAATCAAGCCATTGATGAAAGCAGAAAGGACCGCGCTGAATTTTATTTCGAGATTATCGGGCATAGCGACATTGACATCTGAATACGTTAATGCGGTCAGGCCGTATGGAACAAGGATAATGGCTACCAGAAAAACCACGCCCGGCTGGAGGATCCTGGAAAAATACGCCGTTACGATAGGAGGCGGCGAAAGCCATCGCATGGGTTTATATGATCAGATATTAATTAAAGACAACCATTTAAAACTATTTAAAGGGAAACCGGAAATTGCGGTTAAGAAAGCGATTCAAAACGCGAAACAGAAGAAGCCGGAAGCATTTGTTATAGTTGAAATCGACGACCCGCGATTAGTGACCGTTGCAAAAGATAACGGAGCGGATAGGATATTGCTTGATAATATGGGGATAGAAGAGCTGAAGACGGCCGTAGCCCTGGCCGGAGGCGCCGTCGAACTTGAAGCATCCGGCGGACTTTCCCTTGCTAATATCCGGAAAGTCGCCGGAACGGGAGTGGATATCATATCAATAGGTAAGATAACTCATTCCGCGGCAAGTGTGGATATTACAATGGAAATCAAAACAGTCTGA
- a CDS encoding trypsin-like peptidase domain-containing protein: MKKNVFKNIKPLTGLLFGFFLGCVVVFVCRGGSGAEKLQLCFSEVADKVGPSVVSINSTQVFSVGYEKYHTDPVLDNFFRMLYGNPQEWEYKSKGLGSGVIISPDGYILTCNHVVDKAVEIEVNLPDGRKFPGVVKGRDIYSDLAIVKIDADSLPYAKMGNSDRVKTGQWAIAIGNPFGFAFLNVREPTVTVGVISALNRDITAGNKYFGDLIQTDAAINKGNSGGPLVNLNGEIIGINTVIFSHSGGYEGISFAVPIKRAKEIVPKLMKGEEIEYGWIGIWLQAVTPEIASKLGHPLKGGALIWHIDSGSPAEKAGLRRGDIVVSFDGEKIGLPQQLGDLIIFSKVGTAHKLGFLRLGKTREEEVVIGKKPVNKSGDVLSSEPLRTFFWMDMELSDISPALKKRYNIDIDNINGVLVLKVKPDSEAYARGIVPGLIIDEINGTEVKNLEDFLPTARSSSGKALLHTNKGYIVLGE; encoded by the coding sequence ATGAAAAAAAATGTTTTTAAAAATATAAAACCGTTAACCGGTCTTTTATTCGGTTTTTTCCTCGGATGTGTGGTTGTTTTTGTATGCCGCGGCGGGAGTGGCGCGGAAAAACTGCAATTGTGTTTCTCTGAAGTGGCGGATAAAGTGGGGCCGTCGGTAGTGTCAATAAACAGCACTCAGGTTTTCAGCGTTGGATATGAAAAGTACCACACGGATCCCGTCCTCGATAATTTTTTCCGTATGCTTTACGGTAATCCGCAGGAATGGGAATATAAAAGCAAAGGGCTGGGTTCGGGAGTGATAATAAGCCCCGACGGTTACATACTGACATGTAACCACGTTGTGGATAAAGCGGTTGAAATAGAAGTAAATCTTCCTGACGGCAGAAAATTTCCGGGGGTCGTGAAAGGCAGGGACATTTATTCAGATCTTGCCATTGTAAAAATTGACGCCGACAGCCTGCCTTACGCGAAAATGGGAAATTCAGACAGAGTTAAAACAGGGCAGTGGGCTATCGCGATCGGGAATCCGTTCGGTTTCGCTTTTCTCAATGTCAGAGAGCCGACAGTCACAGTCGGAGTCATCAGCGCTTTAAACAGGGATATAACGGCGGGGAACAAATATTTCGGCGATCTTATTCAGACTGACGCGGCTATCAACAAAGGCAATTCAGGGGGCCCTTTGGTAAATCTTAACGGCGAGATTATAGGAATAAACACGGTAATTTTCAGTCATTCGGGCGGCTATGAAGGCATAAGTTTTGCTGTGCCTATAAAAAGGGCAAAAGAAATCGTGCCCAAACTTATGAAAGGCGAGGAAATTGAATACGGATGGATAGGTATATGGCTCCAGGCCGTGACGCCTGAAATTGCTTCTAAGCTTGGCCATCCTCTTAAAGGAGGGGCTCTTATATGGCACATAGACTCCGGAAGCCCCGCTGAAAAAGCCGGTTTAAGAAGAGGGGATATAGTTGTCAGTTTCGACGGCGAAAAAATCGGATTGCCTCAGCAACTGGGTGATTTGATAATCTTTTCAAAAGTTGGAACCGCGCATAAACTGGGTTTTCTGAGACTGGGTAAAACACGGGAAGAAGAAGTGGTTATCGGAAAAAAACCCGTTAATAAATCCGGGGATGTCTTATCCTCCGAACCCCTGCGCACCTTTTTCTGGATGGATATGGAGCTTTCCGATATAAGTCCGGCTTTGAAGAAGAGATATAACATCGATATAGATAACATAAACGGTGTTCTGGTGCTTAAGGTAAAACCTGATTCGGAAGCTTATGCCCGGGGTATTGTTCCGGGTCTGATAATAGATGAGATTAACGGGACGGAAGTGAAGAATCTTGAGGATTTTCTGCCGACCGCAAGGTCGAGCTCCGGAAAAGCCCTTCTTCATACAAATAAAGGATATATCGTGCTGGGAGAGTGA
- a CDS encoding DJ-1/PfpI family protein, whose translation MMLRLIRIFVLSVFIFGMRGDFTFASKDEPKILFIIPSSNFRDEELFYPMKIFLQANWRVDIASSVKGHIKGMLGNSIEALYLIYDVNPADYDVIVFIGGSGATEYWDDETAHEIARKAAEKHKILGASCIAPVILANAGVLKDVKATSWISVKNRIKNGGALFMDEPVVVDKLIVTVNNPESAGEFGQALFDLAEKEGYAVEY comes from the coding sequence ATGATGTTGCGATTGATCCGGATCTTTGTTTTGTCGGTTTTCATTTTCGGTATGCGCGGGGACTTTACCTTTGCCAGTAAAGATGAACCTAAAATACTGTTTATAATCCCGAGTTCGAATTTCAGGGATGAGGAGCTTTTCTACCCTATGAAAATATTCCTACAGGCCAACTGGCGGGTTGACATAGCTTCTTCGGTTAAGGGCCATATCAAGGGAATGCTCGGAAACAGCATCGAAGCATTGTATTTGATATATGATGTTAATCCGGCGGATTATGATGTGATTGTCTTCATCGGCGGAAGCGGGGCGACGGAATACTGGGATGATGAAACCGCGCATGAAATAGCCAGGAAAGCGGCGGAAAAACATAAGATTTTAGGGGCAAGCTGTATCGCCCCTGTTATTTTAGCCAATGCCGGTGTTTTGAAAGATGTAAAGGCTACTTCATGGATTTCTGTGAAAAACAGAATAAAAAACGGAGGCGCCCTGTTTATGGATGAACCCGTTGTAGTTGACAAGTTAATTGTTACAGTCAATAATCCTGAGTCTGCGGGGGAATTCGGCCAGGCTTTATTTGACCTTGCCGAAAAAGAAGGCTATGCTGTTGAATACTGA
- the recA gene encoding recombinase RecA has protein sequence MSSKQKEAQGKEKALSTAITQIEKQFGQGAIMKLGDKAAHVNIPYISTGALTLDIALGIGGFPRGRVVELFGPESSGKTTLALNVIANAQKAGGEAAFIDAEHALDPTYAKKLGVNLDNLLVSQPDSGEDALSIAETLVRSNAVDVIVIDSVAALVPKAEIQGEMGDSFIGLQARLMSQALRKLTSSISKSKTCCVFINQIRMKIGVMFGNPETTPGGNALKFYSSVRLDIRRISSIKETSGESSGNRVRVKVVKNKIAAPFRTAEFDIMFNEGISRAGSIIDAGTDLGIIDKKGAWFYFNNDKLGQGREAAMNEIKGNEKLQKEIVSKIKEKSGLK, from the coding sequence ATGAGTTCTAAACAGAAGGAAGCTCAGGGAAAGGAAAAAGCCCTTAGCACTGCTATAACACAAATTGAAAAGCAGTTTGGCCAGGGCGCCATTATGAAGCTTGGCGACAAGGCGGCACATGTGAACATACCGTATATTTCAACGGGAGCTCTGACTCTTGACATTGCTCTCGGAATAGGAGGTTTTCCGCGCGGCCGCGTCGTAGAATTGTTTGGCCCGGAATCGTCGGGAAAAACAACCCTTGCATTGAATGTTATAGCAAACGCCCAGAAAGCGGGGGGAGAAGCCGCTTTTATAGATGCGGAGCATGCGCTTGATCCTACTTATGCCAAGAAGCTCGGCGTAAACCTTGACAACCTGCTGGTTTCACAACCTGATTCAGGGGAAGACGCGCTTTCGATTGCGGAAACCCTTGTAAGAAGCAATGCGGTTGATGTGATTGTTATAGATTCCGTGGCGGCTCTTGTTCCCAAAGCCGAAATCCAGGGAGAAATGGGCGATTCATTCATAGGCCTTCAGGCGAGATTGATGAGCCAGGCTTTAAGAAAACTCACCTCGTCTATTTCGAAGTCAAAGACATGCTGTGTTTTTATCAATCAGATAAGGATGAAGATAGGAGTCATGTTCGGGAACCCGGAAACGACGCCAGGCGGCAATGCTTTGAAATTCTACTCATCAGTGCGCCTTGATATAAGAAGAATCAGTTCCATAAAAGAAACGTCAGGGGAAAGTTCCGGAAACAGGGTAAGGGTGAAAGTAGTGAAAAACAAGATCGCCGCTCCTTTCAGAACAGCAGAGTTCGACATCATGTTTAATGAAGGGATTTCAAGGGCGGGATCGATTATTGACGCGGGAACAGATCTGGGAATAATAGATAAAAAGGGCGCATGGTTTTATTTTAATAATGACAAACTTGGACAGGGGCGCGAAGCGGCGATGAATGAAATCAAGGGGAATGAAAAGCTTCAGAAAGAAATTGTTTCAAAAATCAAAGAAAAATCCGGGCTTAAGTAA
- a CDS encoding secondary thiamine-phosphate synthase enzyme YjbQ, with protein sequence MFDGMKTFRKEYKVITERKEQALDITANVTEALRESGIAEGLCVVNSLHTSSGVIITDSDIFLNEDMSGILAGIVSEKNAYRHDDNDFKKNASAHLKAMIMGLGVTIPISFSKLDLGTYQTVYYLEYDGKREKSFMVKCCGE encoded by the coding sequence ATGTTTGACGGTATGAAAACTTTCAGGAAAGAATATAAAGTTATCACCGAACGCAAAGAACAGGCTTTGGATATTACGGCAAACGTAACCGAAGCGCTGCGGGAAAGCGGGATCGCCGAAGGTTTGTGCGTCGTTAATTCGCTGCATACAAGTTCGGGGGTAATTATAACCGACAGCGATATTTTTCTGAATGAAGATATGTCGGGAATACTGGCGGGTATTGTTTCGGAAAAAAATGCATATCGCCATGATGATAACGATTTCAAAAAAAATGCGTCAGCCCATTTAAAAGCGATGATTATGGGTTTGGGAGTTACCATTCCCATTTCCTTTTCAAAGCTTGATCTCGGGACATACCAGACCGTTTATTATCTGGAGTATGACGGCAAGAGAG
- a CDS encoding CinA family nicotinamide mononucleotide deamidase-related protein: protein MDAIIINIGEELLTGEILNKDFQCLSNAVFRSGGNILKQVCLPDDMDILKKEIKRYLSDSDIVITTGGLGPTSDDLTKKAAAGIFNRKLVKNTKIYNLLKERYRFSSPPVTENSIREQAMLPEKARIILNTVGSATGIFIEEGSKKILMLPGPPSELIPMIREGLKLLGLKEDSDFSDKVRYLCVSGMSESVVDSIVAEILKRRKDFSYGLRAKTGEVVIRLKVKKGGADIEALAEEIKKSFGGNIYSEKNEHIEKIIGDLLIKHQKTIAVAESCTGGMLSEMITGISGSSKYFLGGYVTYCNNLKILDLGVSKDVLVSRGAVSSQCALQMARGCRRRATSDVAVSITGVAGPSGGTSEKPVGLVYIALDDGFVSRTEEFRFIGQREQIRQKACYAALDLLRKYLIAE, encoded by the coding sequence ATGGATGCGATAATTATCAATATCGGAGAAGAATTGTTGACGGGAGAAATCCTGAATAAGGATTTTCAGTGCCTGTCAAATGCCGTCTTTCGTTCCGGAGGAAATATATTAAAACAGGTTTGCCTGCCTGATGACATGGATATTCTGAAAAAAGAAATTAAAAGATATCTTTCTGATTCGGATATAGTGATAACCACAGGCGGATTAGGCCCGACGTCTGATGACCTGACAAAGAAGGCGGCGGCCGGAATTTTCAACAGAAAACTGGTTAAAAACACAAAAATTTATAATCTGCTTAAGGAACGCTATCGTTTTTCCTCGCCTCCCGTTACGGAAAATTCCATAAGGGAACAGGCAATGCTTCCTGAAAAAGCCAGAATTATATTGAACACCGTGGGCAGCGCCACGGGTATCTTTATTGAAGAGGGCAGCAAAAAAATATTAATGCTGCCCGGCCCTCCTTCAGAGTTAATACCCATGATCAGGGAGGGGTTAAAACTCCTCGGACTTAAAGAGGATTCTGATTTTTCGGATAAGGTGAGATACCTTTGTGTTTCCGGAATGTCTGAATCAGTAGTCGATTCAATAGTGGCGGAAATTCTCAAAAGGAGAAAAGACTTTTCATACGGCCTTCGCGCGAAAACGGGAGAAGTGGTAATCAGGCTGAAAGTTAAAAAGGGCGGGGCCGACATCGAAGCTCTGGCTGAAGAAATAAAAAAGAGTTTCGGGGGAAACATATATTCAGAAAAGAACGAGCATATAGAGAAAATTATAGGTGACCTTTTGATAAAGCACCAAAAAACCATAGCTGTCGCCGAATCCTGCACCGGCGGGATGCTATCTGAGATGATAACGGGCATATCGGGCAGTTCAAAGTATTTTCTGGGCGGATATGTCACATATTGCAATAATCTTAAAATCCTTGACCTCGGGGTATCGAAGGATGTATTGGTGAGCAGGGGCGCGGTCAGTTCGCAATGCGCTCTTCAGATGGCAAGAGGATGCAGGAGAAGAGCGACCTCGGATGTTGCTGTCAGCATAACCGGTGTCGCGGGACCTTCCGGCGGAACTTCCGAAAAACCTGTCGGTTTGGTGTATATTGCTCTTGATGACGGGTTTGTGAGCCGAACGGAAGAATTCAGGTTTATCGGGCAGAGAGAGCAGATAAGGCAAAAAGCCTGTTACGCCGCCCTTGATTTATTAAGAAAATATTTAATAGCGGAATAA